In Pectobacterium aroidearum, the following are encoded in one genomic region:
- a CDS encoding FAD-binding and (Fe-S)-binding domain-containing protein: protein MIPQITQSPGLVQPVLNFLEALKKNGFTGDTATNYADRLTMATDNSIYQLLPDAVVFPRSTADVAILSRLAGEARFSELTFTPRGGGTGTNGQALNRGIVVDMSRYMNRILEINPEQGWVRVEAGVIKDQLNQYLKPYGYFFAPELSTSNRATLGGMINTDASGQGSLVYGKTSDHVLGLRAVLLGGEMLDTQAMPVELAEKLALEDSPIGRIYHTVLHRCREQRELIIDKFPKLNRFLTGYDLRHVFSDDLRTFDLTRILTGAEGTLAFITEAKLDITPLPKIRRLVNIKYDSFNSALRNAPFMVEAKALSVETVDSKVLNLAREDIVWHSVSELITDVPNQEMLGLNIVEFAGDDDTLINGQVDALCQGLDTLLASGEGGVIGYQTCNDLAGIERIYAMRKKAVGLLGNSKGQAKPIPFAEDTCVPPQHLADYIEEFRALLDSHNLTYGMFGHVDAGVLHVRPALDMCDPQQEMLMKQLSDQIVALTAKYGGLLWGEHGKGFRAEYSPEFFGPELYAELRRIKAAFDPDNRLNPGKICAPLDVEAPMMKVDAVKRGTFDRTIPLTVRTAFRGAMECNGNGLCFNFDARSPMCPSMKISGNRIHSPKGRATLVREWLRLLAEQGVDPVALEKALPQQKLSLRAFIQKTRNTWQAKQGDYDFSHEVKDAMSGCLACKACSTQCPIKIDVPGFRSRFLQLYHTRYLRPVRDYLVAGVESYAPLMARSPKTFNFFLKMPLLNNLSRSQIGMVDLPLLSSPSLRQQFAGHSGVNTTLEQLEQLPEAARQQYVLIVQDPFTSYYDAQVVADFVHLIEKLKLKPVLLPFSPNGKAQHIKGFLQRFAKTASKTADFLNRVAKLGMPMVGVDPALVLCYRDEYREILGEKRGDFQVQLVHEWLVTALADSTPQPATGESWYLLGHCTETTALPISTKQWADIFSRFGAKLENISVGCCGMAGTYGHETKNLANSQGIYALSWQQVLQKLPQKRCLTTGYSCRSQVKRMEGSALRHPLQALLEII from the coding sequence ATGATCCCACAGATCACGCAATCTCCCGGGCTGGTTCAGCCGGTGCTTAATTTTTTGGAAGCATTGAAGAAAAATGGATTCACGGGCGATACGGCGACCAATTATGCCGATCGTCTGACAATGGCAACGGATAACAGTATCTATCAACTTTTGCCGGATGCGGTGGTTTTCCCCCGTTCAACCGCTGATGTCGCGATCTTATCCCGCCTGGCGGGGGAAGCACGTTTTTCAGAGCTGACCTTTACTCCACGCGGCGGCGGTACGGGAACGAACGGGCAGGCGCTGAATCGCGGTATCGTGGTCGATATGTCGCGTTATATGAACCGCATTCTGGAAATTAATCCTGAACAGGGGTGGGTGCGTGTCGAAGCGGGCGTCATTAAAGATCAGCTTAACCAATATCTGAAGCCTTATGGCTATTTCTTTGCACCTGAGCTGTCGACCAGTAACCGGGCGACGCTGGGCGGCATGATCAACACCGATGCATCGGGGCAAGGTTCGCTGGTGTACGGCAAAACCTCAGACCATGTGCTGGGGCTGCGTGCGGTACTGTTAGGCGGCGAAATGCTGGATACGCAGGCGATGCCAGTGGAGCTGGCAGAGAAACTGGCGTTAGAAGATTCACCTATCGGTCGTATTTACCATACGGTGCTGCACCGCTGTCGCGAACAGCGCGAGTTGATCATCGACAAATTCCCCAAGCTGAATCGTTTTCTGACGGGTTACGACCTGCGCCATGTGTTCAGCGACGATCTCCGTACTTTTGACCTGACGCGTATTCTGACCGGCGCTGAAGGTACGCTGGCGTTTATCACCGAAGCGAAACTCGATATCACGCCGTTGCCAAAGATTCGCCGTCTGGTGAATATCAAATATGACTCCTTTAATTCAGCGCTGCGCAATGCGCCGTTCATGGTGGAGGCGAAGGCGCTGTCAGTTGAAACCGTGGACTCTAAGGTATTAAACCTTGCCCGCGAGGATATCGTCTGGCATTCCGTTAGCGAGCTGATTACCGATGTGCCTAATCAGGAAATGCTCGGCCTGAATATCGTTGAATTCGCGGGTGATGATGACACGCTGATTAACGGACAGGTTGACGCGCTCTGTCAGGGGCTGGATACGCTGCTGGCGAGCGGAGAAGGCGGGGTGATTGGCTATCAAACCTGTAACGACCTGGCCGGAATCGAACGTATTTATGCTATGCGGAAAAAAGCCGTAGGGCTGCTGGGCAACAGCAAAGGGCAGGCGAAGCCGATTCCGTTCGCGGAAGATACCTGCGTGCCGCCACAGCATCTGGCGGATTATATCGAAGAATTCCGTGCGCTGTTGGACAGCCATAATTTGACGTACGGGATGTTCGGCCACGTGGACGCCGGCGTGCTGCACGTTCGCCCGGCGCTGGATATGTGCGACCCGCAACAGGAAATGCTGATGAAACAGCTTTCCGACCAGATTGTCGCGCTGACGGCTAAATATGGCGGCCTGCTGTGGGGGGAACACGGCAAAGGCTTCCGCGCCGAATACAGTCCTGAATTCTTTGGGCCGGAGCTGTATGCCGAACTGCGCCGCATCAAGGCGGCGTTCGACCCTGATAATCGCCTGAATCCCGGTAAAATTTGTGCGCCGTTGGATGTCGAGGCGCCGATGATGAAAGTCGATGCGGTCAAGCGTGGCACGTTCGATCGCACGATCCCGCTGACGGTGCGCACAGCGTTCCGTGGCGCGATGGAGTGTAACGGTAACGGACTGTGCTTTAACTTTGATGCCCGTAGCCCAATGTGCCCGTCGATGAAAATCAGCGGCAACCGTATTCATTCACCGAAAGGCCGTGCCACGCTGGTGCGCGAATGGTTACGCCTGCTGGCGGAGCAGGGCGTCGATCCGGTGGCATTGGAAAAGGCATTGCCGCAGCAGAAGCTGAGCCTGCGCGCATTTATCCAGAAAACGCGCAATACCTGGCAGGCGAAGCAGGGGGATTACGATTTCTCCCATGAAGTTAAAGACGCGATGTCGGGCTGTCTGGCGTGTAAAGCCTGTTCAACGCAGTGCCCTATCAAGATCGATGTGCCTGGTTTCCGTTCCCGCTTCCTACAGCTTTACCACACGCGCTATCTGCGTCCGGTTCGTGATTATCTGGTTGCCGGTGTCGAAAGCTATGCGCCGCTGATGGCACGTAGCCCGAAGACGTTTAACTTCTTCCTGAAAATGCCGCTGCTGAATAACCTGAGCCGCAGCCAGATCGGCATGGTTGATTTACCGTTGCTGTCATCGCCGTCGTTGCGCCAGCAGTTTGCCGGGCATAGCGGCGTCAACACCACGCTGGAACAGTTGGAGCAGTTGCCGGAAGCGGCGCGCCAGCAATACGTGCTAATCGTGCAGGATCCGTTTACCAGCTATTACGATGCGCAGGTGGTGGCAGATTTCGTCCATCTGATTGAAAAGCTGAAGCTGAAACCGGTGCTGCTGCCGTTCTCGCCAAACGGGAAGGCGCAACACATTAAAGGCTTCCTGCAACGCTTTGCCAAAACGGCCTCGAAGACGGCAGATTTCCTGAACCGTGTCGCGAAACTGGGGATGCCGATGGTGGGCGTCGATCCGGCGTTGGTGCTGTGCTATCGCGACGAATACCGTGAAATTCTGGGTGAGAAGCGTGGTGATTTTCAGGTGCAACTGGTGCATGAATGGCTGGTGACGGCACTGGCCGACAGCACGCCGCAGCCTGCCACTGGCGAATCCTGGTATCTGTTGGGGCACTGTACGGAAACCACGGCGTTGCCGATTAGCACGAAACAGTGGGCCGATATCTTCTCGCGCTTTGGTGCCAAACTGGAGAATATCAGTGTCGGATGCTGCGGCATGGCGGGAACCTACGGTCATGAAACCAAAAACCTCGCTAATTCGCAGGGCATTTATGCGCTATCCTGGCAACAGGTGTTGCAGAAGTTACCTCAGAAACGCTGCCTGACCACGGGCTATTCATGCCGCAGTCAGGTGAAACGCATGGAAGGCAGCGCATTACGCCATCCGCTACAGGCCTTGCTGGAGATTATCTGA
- the menI gene encoding 1,4-dihydroxy-2-naphthoyl-CoA hydrolase, which yields MLWKRQVTLEQLNQQSQTCMVGHVGIHYTHIADDSLEAVMPVDARTRQPFGLLHGGASVVLAESLGSVAGYLCSEGDQQVVGLEINANHLRAVREGEVRGVCRALHVGRRSQVWQIEIFDNQNRLCCISRLTTSVITP from the coding sequence ATGTTATGGAAACGACAGGTTACGCTTGAGCAACTGAATCAACAAAGCCAGACGTGCATGGTTGGTCATGTCGGTATTCATTATACCCATATCGCGGATGATTCTCTGGAAGCGGTGATGCCAGTGGATGCTCGCACACGCCAGCCGTTTGGCTTATTGCATGGCGGCGCGTCCGTTGTGCTGGCGGAATCGCTGGGTTCCGTCGCGGGCTATCTGTGTTCTGAGGGCGATCAGCAGGTGGTGGGCCTTGAAATCAATGCCAACCATCTGCGAGCCGTGCGTGAAGGTGAAGTGCGGGGCGTGTGTCGTGCGCTTCACGTTGGCCGCCGTAGCCAGGTGTGGCAGATTGAGATTTTTGATAATCAGAATCGCCTATGCTGCATTTCACGTCTGACAACATCCGTTATTACGCCGTAA
- the sufA gene encoding Fe-S cluster assembly scaffold SufA has translation MQAENVGTFSLDENVWQGLTLTESAVKQIKNLMKQDEAVQGLRLSVKQSGCAGFGYVLDLVQEFETDDLVFERDGAKLYVPLKAMPFIDGTELDFVREGLNQIFKFNNPRAQHACGCGESFGI, from the coding sequence ATGCAAGCGGAAAATGTAGGGACGTTTTCACTGGATGAAAATGTCTGGCAAGGATTGACGCTGACAGAGAGCGCCGTGAAGCAGATTAAGAATCTGATGAAGCAGGATGAGGCCGTGCAAGGACTGCGGCTCAGCGTTAAACAATCAGGCTGTGCGGGGTTTGGCTACGTGCTGGATCTGGTACAGGAGTTCGAAACCGACGATCTGGTATTCGAACGTGATGGTGCAAAACTGTATGTCCCACTGAAAGCAATGCCTTTCATTGACGGCACAGAACTTGATTTCGTCCGTGAAGGGCTGAATCAGATATTCAAGTTTAATAATCCCAGAGCGCAACATGCTTGTGGATGTGGCGAAAGCTTTGGCATTTAA
- the sufB gene encoding Fe-S cluster assembly protein SufB, which translates to MARSTVDVPDDVQIWMGDGRYKEGFFTQLETDELAHGINEDVVRAISAKRNEPEWMLEFRLNAYKAWLEMEEPHWLKAHYEKLDYQDYSYYSAPSCGNCDDSCGSEPGAKQQSGITDVNNYLTSEVENAFNQLGVPVREGKKVAVDAIFDSVSVATTYRHELAEKGIIFCSFSEAIQDHPDLVRQYLGTVVPANDNFFAALNSAVASDGTFVYIPKGVRCPMELSTYFRINAAKTGQFERTILIADDDSYVSYIEGCSAPVRDTYQLHAAVVEVIINKNAEVKYSTVQNWFSGKDDAEGGILNFVTKRALCAGEHSKMSWTQSETGSAITWKYPSVILRGDYSVGEFFSVALTNGRQQADTGTKMIHIGKNTRSTIISKGISAGRSENTYRGLVKIMPSATNARNFTQCDSMLIGSECGAHTFPYVEVRNNTAQLEHEATTSKIGEDQLFYCLQRGISEDDAISMIVNGFCKDVFSELPLEFAVEAQKLLAISLEHSVG; encoded by the coding sequence ATGGCACGTAGCACGGTAGATGTACCTGATGATGTCCAGATCTGGATGGGTGATGGACGCTATAAAGAAGGTTTCTTTACGCAATTGGAAACCGATGAGCTGGCGCACGGCATCAATGAAGATGTCGTACGGGCGATTTCGGCGAAGCGTAATGAACCTGAGTGGATGCTGGAATTCCGCCTCAACGCCTACAAGGCGTGGCTGGAGATGGAAGAACCACATTGGCTGAAAGCCCATTACGAGAAACTCGACTATCAGGACTATAGCTATTATTCCGCGCCTTCCTGCGGTAACTGCGACGACAGCTGTGGCTCTGAGCCCGGCGCCAAGCAGCAATCCGGGATTACGGACGTGAATAATTACCTGACCAGCGAAGTGGAGAATGCGTTTAACCAGTTGGGTGTTCCTGTCCGCGAAGGCAAGAAAGTGGCAGTCGATGCGATTTTCGACTCCGTATCCGTTGCGACCACGTATCGGCACGAGCTGGCTGAAAAAGGCATTATCTTCTGTTCATTCAGCGAGGCGATTCAGGATCATCCCGATCTGGTGCGCCAGTATCTCGGAACGGTCGTACCCGCGAATGACAACTTCTTTGCGGCGCTGAACTCGGCGGTCGCTTCTGACGGCACGTTTGTATACATCCCGAAAGGCGTGCGCTGTCCGATGGAGCTGTCGACGTATTTCCGCATCAACGCGGCGAAAACCGGTCAGTTCGAACGTACGATCCTGATTGCCGATGACGACAGCTACGTCAGCTACATCGAAGGTTGCTCCGCGCCCGTTCGTGACACCTACCAGCTGCACGCCGCCGTGGTGGAAGTCATCATCAACAAGAATGCCGAAGTGAAATACTCCACGGTGCAGAACTGGTTCTCCGGTAAAGATGACGCAGAAGGCGGGATTCTGAACTTCGTGACCAAGCGCGCGCTGTGTGCAGGCGAGCATTCAAAAATGTCATGGACGCAGTCGGAAACCGGCTCAGCGATCACCTGGAAATACCCGAGCGTCATTCTGCGCGGTGACTACTCCGTCGGCGAATTCTTCTCTGTTGCCTTGACCAACGGTCGTCAGCAGGCCGATACCGGCACCAAGATGATTCACATCGGTAAAAACACCCGTTCGACCATCATCTCCAAAGGGATTTCCGCCGGACGCAGTGAGAACACCTATCGTGGCTTGGTGAAGATCATGCCGAGTGCAACCAACGCCCGTAACTTCACCCAGTGCGACTCTATGCTGATCGGCAGCGAGTGCGGCGCACACACCTTCCCTTACGTGGAAGTGCGTAACAATACTGCGCAGTTGGAGCACGAAGCGACGACCTCGAAAATTGGTGAAGACCAGCTGTTCTACTGTCTGCAACGTGGAATCAGCGAAGATGACGCCATCTCGATGATCGTGAACGGATTCTGTAAGGACGTCTTCTCTGAATTGCCGCTGGAATTTGCGGTAGAAGCACAAAAGTTACTGGCGATTAGCCTGGAACATAGCGTGGGTTAA
- the sufC gene encoding Fe-S cluster assembly ATPase SufC, protein MLSIENLKVSVEGKEIIKGLNLTIKPGEVHAIMGPNGSGKSTLSATLAGREEYEVTDGSVDFKGKDLLELSPEDRAGEGVFMAFQYPVEIPGVSNQFFLQTSVNAVRKYREQEPLDRFDFADFIEEKIKLLNMPEDLLTRSVNVGFSGGEKKRNDILQMAALEPDLCILDETDSGLDIDALKIVSNGVNSLRDGKRSFIIVTHYQRILDYIKPDHVHVLYQGRIVKSGDFSLVKQLEEQGYGWLTDGQ, encoded by the coding sequence ATGTTAAGCATCGAAAATTTAAAAGTCAGCGTAGAAGGCAAAGAGATCATCAAAGGGCTTAATCTCACCATTAAGCCGGGTGAAGTTCACGCGATTATGGGCCCGAATGGCTCAGGAAAAAGTACGCTCTCCGCGACGCTGGCTGGACGTGAAGAATATGAAGTGACCGACGGTTCGGTGGACTTCAAAGGCAAGGATCTGCTGGAACTGTCTCCAGAAGATCGCGCGGGCGAAGGCGTCTTCATGGCGTTTCAGTACCCTGTAGAAATCCCCGGCGTCAGCAACCAGTTCTTCTTGCAAACCTCCGTTAACGCGGTGCGTAAATACCGCGAGCAGGAACCACTGGATCGCTTTGACTTCGCCGACTTTATCGAAGAAAAGATTAAGCTGTTGAATATGCCAGAAGACTTGTTGACCCGTTCAGTCAACGTGGGCTTCTCCGGCGGTGAAAAGAAGCGTAACGATATTCTGCAGATGGCGGCGCTGGAGCCGGATCTGTGCATTCTGGATGAAACCGACTCCGGGTTGGACATCGACGCACTGAAAATCGTCTCTAACGGCGTGAACTCCCTGCGTGACGGCAAACGTTCGTTCATCATCGTCACGCACTACCAGCGTATTCTTGATTACATCAAACCGGATCACGTCCACGTTCTGTATCAAGGGCGCATTGTGAAATCCGGTGATTTCTCGCTGGTGAAACAGTTGGAGGAGCAAGGCTATGGCTGGCTTACCGACGGGCAATAA
- the sufD gene encoding Fe-S cluster assembly protein SufD, translating into MAGLPTGNNVTSENAAGKTGIAQKQEQALQQWQGLFERDASRRSEAANQHWQDVVRLGLPHRKHEHWKYTPLDGLLSNEFVAPQAPSLDRAAVDALAFAVDSWRLVFVDGVFNAELSDSAWGPYQVDVQASRAQGILPAAIQSEVFLHLTESLASTSTLIRLAAGQQAEKPLYLLHISSSQAAALNTVHHRHHLNVERGASAEIIEHYVSLDEHAHFTGARLTVNAAENSQVSHYKLAFEAAASYHFAHNDLVLARDARVRSHSFLLGAGLTRHHTSAQLNGEGTNLSMNSLILPVGSEVCDTRTYLEHNQGYGESRQLHKVIVNDRARAVFNGMIKVAPHALKTDGQMTNNNLLLGRLAEVDTKPQLEIYADDVKCSHGATIGRMDEEQLFYLRSRGITEQDAQQMIIFAFAAEVTEAIENESLRDVVLQRIAQRLPNALANAGKAV; encoded by the coding sequence ATGGCTGGCTTACCGACGGGCAATAATGTGACGAGCGAGAACGCGGCGGGTAAAACTGGCATCGCACAGAAACAAGAACAGGCGTTGCAGCAATGGCAAGGTCTGTTTGAACGTGATGCGTCGCGCCGTTCTGAAGCGGCGAACCAACACTGGCAGGACGTGGTGCGTCTTGGCTTACCGCACCGTAAGCACGAGCACTGGAAATACACGCCGCTGGATGGTTTGCTGAGCAACGAATTTGTCGCACCGCAGGCCCCGTCTCTCGATCGCGCAGCGGTGGATGCTCTGGCATTCGCGGTAGATAGCTGGCGTCTGGTGTTTGTCGATGGCGTATTCAATGCTGAACTCAGCGACAGCGCCTGGGGGCCTTATCAGGTTGACGTACAGGCGTCGCGAGCGCAGGGCATACTGCCTGCGGCGATCCAGTCCGAGGTGTTCCTGCATTTGACCGAAAGTCTGGCTAGTACGAGCACGCTGATTCGTCTGGCTGCCGGACAGCAGGCGGAAAAACCGCTTTACCTGTTGCATATCAGCAGCAGCCAGGCCGCGGCATTGAACACGGTTCACCATCGCCACCACCTGAACGTTGAACGTGGCGCGAGTGCGGAAATTATCGAGCACTATGTCAGTCTGGATGAGCATGCCCACTTTACTGGCGCACGCCTGACGGTGAATGCGGCAGAAAATAGCCAGGTTAGCCACTATAAGCTGGCGTTTGAAGCGGCGGCGAGCTACCACTTCGCACATAACGATCTGGTGCTGGCACGCGACGCTCGGGTTCGCAGCCACAGTTTCCTGCTGGGAGCTGGGCTGACGCGTCACCATACCAGCGCTCAGTTGAACGGCGAAGGTACCAATTTATCCATGAATAGCCTGATTCTGCCCGTCGGCAGCGAAGTGTGTGATACGCGAACGTATCTGGAACACAATCAGGGCTATGGTGAAAGTCGTCAGTTGCATAAAGTCATCGTCAACGATCGCGCCAGAGCGGTGTTTAACGGCATGATCAAAGTTGCCCCTCACGCGCTGAAAACTGACGGACAGATGACCAACAATAACCTGCTGTTGGGCAGACTGGCTGAGGTCGACACCAAGCCGCAGTTGGAAATCTACGCGGATGACGTGAAATGTAGCCACGGTGCCACCATTGGCCGTATGGATGAAGAGCAGCTGTTCTATCTACGTTCTCGCGGTATTACGGAGCAGGATGCGCAGCAGATGATCATCTTCGCCTTTGCGGCGGAAGTCACAGAAGCGATTGAAAACGAGTCTCTGCGAGATGTGGTTCTGCAACGTATCGCGCAGCGTTTGCCAAACGCGCTGGCGAATGCCGGCAAGGCGGTATGA
- the sufS gene encoding cysteine desulfurase SufS: MSYPIERVRADFPLLASEVNGQPLAYLDSAASAQKPQSVIEREAEFYRHEYAAVHRGIHTLSAQATSAMEAVREQVAAFINAASVEEIVFVRGTTEAINLVANSYGRTFIQPGDNLIITEMEHHANIVPWQMLAEARGVEVRVLPLAEDGSLDVAQLPGLLDERTRLLAVTQISNVLGALNPVKTMIAQAKAVGAVTLVDGAQSIMHQTVDVQDLDCDFFVFSGHKIYGPSGIGVLYGKRDLLQAMPPWEGGGAMIRQVSLRTGTTYADSPWRFEAGSPNTGGIMGLGAALDYVTALGREEIQRYESSLMKYALEALKQVPDLTLYGPAERHGVIAFNLGQHHAYDVGSFLDRYGIAIRTGHHCAMPLMEHYGVPSMCRASLAVYTTREEIDRLVAGLQRIHRLLGS, translated from the coding sequence ATGAGTTATCCTATTGAACGGGTTCGCGCCGATTTTCCGTTGCTGGCAAGCGAGGTTAACGGTCAGCCGTTAGCCTATCTTGATAGCGCCGCGAGTGCGCAAAAGCCGCAGTCGGTTATCGAACGTGAAGCCGAATTCTATCGTCATGAATATGCTGCGGTGCACCGCGGCATTCACACGCTGAGCGCACAGGCGACTAGCGCGATGGAAGCGGTTCGTGAGCAGGTGGCTGCTTTTATCAATGCAGCCTCAGTGGAAGAGATTGTCTTTGTTCGCGGGACGACGGAGGCCATCAATCTGGTGGCTAACAGCTATGGCCGCACATTCATCCAGCCGGGCGATAACCTGATCATCACCGAGATGGAACACCACGCGAATATCGTTCCCTGGCAGATGCTGGCGGAAGCGCGTGGCGTTGAGGTTCGCGTATTGCCGCTGGCCGAAGATGGCTCACTGGATGTTGCGCAGCTTCCTGGATTACTGGATGAGCGAACTCGCCTGCTAGCAGTAACGCAAATCTCTAACGTACTCGGTGCGCTAAACCCAGTTAAGACCATGATCGCACAGGCAAAAGCAGTTGGTGCGGTTACGTTGGTCGATGGTGCGCAGTCGATTATGCATCAGACTGTCGATGTGCAGGATCTGGACTGTGATTTCTTTGTCTTTTCAGGACATAAGATCTACGGCCCTTCGGGTATTGGCGTGCTGTACGGCAAACGTGACCTGCTTCAGGCTATGCCGCCGTGGGAAGGTGGCGGGGCGATGATTCGTCAGGTTAGCCTGCGCACAGGTACCACCTATGCGGATTCACCGTGGCGCTTTGAGGCTGGTTCGCCCAATACCGGCGGTATCATGGGCTTAGGCGCTGCGTTGGACTATGTGACGGCGTTGGGGCGGGAAGAGATTCAACGTTATGAATCCTCGCTGATGAAGTATGCGCTGGAGGCACTAAAGCAAGTGCCCGATCTGACGTTGTACGGCCCTGCTGAGCGTCACGGCGTCATTGCGTTTAATCTTGGGCAGCACCATGCCTATGATGTCGGAAGTTTCCTCGATCGGTACGGTATTGCGATTCGCACCGGCCACCATTGCGCGATGCCGCTGATGGAACATTACGGTGTTCCCAGTATGTGCCGCGCCTCGCTGGCAGTTTATACTACGCGCGAAGAAATTGACCGGCTGGTTGCCGGATTGCAACGTATCCATCGATTGCTGGGCAGTTAA
- the sufE gene encoding cysteine desulfuration protein SufE, with amino-acid sequence MASLPEPQKLARNFARCNDWEEKYLYIIELGERLDPLPDEWRNPDNLISGCQSQVWIVAQPDEQGVIVLHGDSDAAIVKGLIAVVFSLYQGLTAQEIVELDVRPFFESLALNQHLTPSRSQGLEAMLRAIRAHAAALL; translated from the coding sequence ATGGCGAGTCTGCCAGAACCGCAGAAACTGGCGCGCAACTTTGCGCGCTGTAATGACTGGGAAGAAAAATATCTTTATATCATCGAGCTAGGGGAGCGTCTTGATCCGTTGCCCGATGAATGGCGTAATCCAGATAACCTGATTTCGGGGTGCCAGAGCCAGGTTTGGATTGTGGCGCAGCCTGACGAGCAGGGCGTTATCGTTCTGCACGGCGACAGCGATGCCGCTATTGTGAAGGGGCTGATTGCGGTGGTTTTCAGCCTGTATCAGGGGTTGACAGCGCAGGAAATAGTTGAGTTGGATGTACGGCCTTTCTTTGAATCGCTGGCGCTGAACCAACATCTGACGCCATCCCGCTCTCAGGGGCTTGAGGCGATGTTACGCGCAATTCGTGCGCACGCCGCCGCACTGCTTTAA
- a CDS encoding L,D-transpeptidase family protein — protein sequence MKRALTLLGMAFAAYLTSTAAKATEYPLPPPNSRLIGENIAYTVPNDGRPLEAIAADFKIGLLGMMEANPGVDPYLPKAGSTLTIPTQMLLPDTPREGIVVNLAELRLYYYPKGKNTVIVYPIGIGQLGRNTPLMTTSVSEKRENPTWTPTANIRKHYLEEQGIKLPAVVPAGPDNPMGLHALRLSAHGGVYLLHGTNADFGIGMRVSSGCIRLRPDDIKALFDNVPVGTRVQILNDAIKTSVEPDGKRYVEVHQPLSKTDKDDPQTMPIPLTAKTQKFVKDAETDSKAVADAIVRRSGMPIVVSIGQDINTYQPPVESAPEAPETHQAAPITAISTTSR from the coding sequence ATGAAACGCGCGTTAACTTTACTTGGTATGGCTTTCGCGGCATACCTGACCAGCACCGCCGCTAAAGCGACGGAATACCCGCTACCGCCACCAAATAGCCGCCTCATCGGCGAGAATATCGCTTATACGGTCCCCAATGATGGTCGTCCGCTGGAAGCTATCGCGGCGGATTTCAAGATTGGTTTATTGGGCATGATGGAAGCGAACCCAGGCGTGGATCCTTACCTGCCGAAAGCGGGTTCCACGCTCACCATCCCAACGCAAATGCTGCTGCCGGATACCCCGCGTGAAGGTATTGTGGTCAATCTGGCGGAGCTGCGCCTCTACTACTACCCGAAAGGGAAGAATACCGTCATTGTGTACCCGATCGGCATTGGTCAGTTGGGGCGTAATACGCCACTGATGACGACCAGCGTGAGTGAGAAGCGTGAGAACCCGACCTGGACGCCAACGGCAAACATCCGCAAGCATTATCTTGAAGAGCAGGGCATTAAGCTGCCAGCTGTCGTTCCGGCTGGACCGGATAACCCAATGGGATTGCATGCGCTGCGTCTGTCCGCGCACGGCGGCGTTTATCTGCTGCACGGTACGAACGCGGACTTCGGTATCGGTATGCGCGTAAGCTCCGGCTGTATCCGTCTGCGTCCGGATGACATTAAGGCGTTGTTCGACAACGTGCCGGTTGGTACGCGAGTGCAGATTCTTAACGATGCAATTAAAACCTCCGTTGAACCGGACGGCAAACGTTACGTTGAAGTGCATCAGCCTCTGTCGAAGACCGATAAAGACGATCCACAAACCATGCCGATTCCACTGACGGCGAAGACGCAGAAGTTTGTTAAAGATGCGGAGACGGACAGTAAAGCGGTTGCTGATGCGATTGTGCGCCGTTCAGGTATGCCGATCGTGGTGAGCATAGGACAAGATATCAATACCTACCAGCCACCGGTAGAATCAGCGCCAGAAGCGCCTGAGACGCATCAGGCTGCACCGATCACGGCTATCAGTACTACCTCGCGTTAA
- a CDS encoding major outer membrane lipoprotein, producing MNRTKLVLGAVILGSTLLAGCSSNAKIDQLSSDVQTLNAKVDQLSNDVNAIRSDVQAAKDDAARANQRLDNQVRTYKK from the coding sequence ATGAATCGTACTAAACTGGTACTGGGCGCGGTAATCCTGGGTTCTACTCTGCTTGCTGGTTGTTCAAGCAACGCTAAAATTGATCAGCTGTCTTCTGACGTTCAGACTCTGAACGCTAAAGTTGACCAACTGAGCAACGACGTGAACGCAATCCGCTCTGACGTACAAGCTGCTAAAGACGACGCAGCTCGTGCTAACCAGCGTCTGGACAACCAAGTTCGTACTTACAAAAAGTAA